The Vicia villosa cultivar HV-30 ecotype Madison, WI linkage group LG1, Vvil1.0, whole genome shotgun sequence genome includes a region encoding these proteins:
- the LOC131654233 gene encoding uncharacterized protein LOC131654233, with the protein MAVAQDGNSNVFPIAFALVEGETGGGWSFFLKHLRTHVAPQEGLCLISDRHASIVSAYNNPANGWHDPPSTHVFCIRHIVQNFTREIKDRALRKLVMNAGYALTQPSFKHYRREIRLSNPDAGTWIDNIPVEKWTRSYDNGHRWGHMTTNLVESMNGVFKGIRHLPVTALVKSTYFRMALLFAQRGERWDAVLRAGQLWSECCTRFIKAKGAKANTHTVTRFDRHNHNFMVRETIDHGEGLPRQEYRVLLEERWCDCGKFQAFRMPCSHVIAACAHSHLDALALLSPIYKSETLLHVYNNGFAVVAKEDYWPAYEGEIVWHNDQMRRNKKGRPKSKHITTEMDELDKLERKCGLCRQVGHNKKNCPNRASGS; encoded by the coding sequence ATGGCAGTCGCACAAGACGGAAACAGCAACGTCTTCCCAATTGCATTCGCTCTAGTCGAGGGAGAGACCGGTGGAGGTTGGAGTTTTTTTCTCAAACATCTTAGAACACACGTGGCTCCGCAAGAAGGTCTCTGTTTGATCTCTGATAGACATGCGTCTATTGTTAGTGCATACAATAACCCGGCTAATGGTTGGCATGACCCCCCTTCTACGCATGTCTTCTGCATTAGACATATTGTACAAAATTTCACGCGAGAAATTAAAGACAGGGCCCTTCGAAAATTGGTTATGAACGCAGGGTATGCATTAACTCAACCATCTTTCAAACATTATCGTAGAGAGATCAGACtgtcaaatccagatgcaggtacTTGGATTGATAATATTCCAGTGGAGAAGTGGACAAGGTCATACGACAATGGACATCGATGGGGACACATGACAACAAATCTTGTCGAATCAATGAACGGTGTCTTCAAAGGCATACGACACCTCCCTGTGACCGCTTTGGTAAAATCAACATATTTTAGGATGGCTTTATTGTTTGCACAAAGGGGTGAAAGGTGGGACGCTGTGTTACGAGCTGGACAATTGTGGAGTGAATGTTGCACAAGATTTATCAAGGCAAAAGGTGCGAAGGCCAACACACATACGGTTACAAGGTTTGACCGACATAACCATAATTTCATGGTCAGAGAGACAATCGACCACGGCGAAGGGCTACCAAGACAAGAGTATAGGGTTCTACTAGAAGAACGTTGGTGCGATTGCGGCAAGTTTCAGgcatttcgtatgccttgctcccatgtcattgcAGCATGTGCTCATTCTCACTTAGATGCATTAGCACTCCTGTCTCCCATTTACAAGTCTGAGACCTTGCTCCACGTATACAACAATGGCTTTGCAGTGGTAGCAAAAgaggattattggcctgcgtACGAGGGGGAAATTGTTTGGCACAACGACCAAATGCGGAGAAATAAAAAGGGTCGTCCCAAAAGCAAGCATATCACGACTGAAATGGACGAGCTCGATAAGCTAGAAAGAAAGTGTGGTTTATGTCGCCAAGTCggacacaataaaaaaaattgtcctAATCGTGCAAGTGGTTCTTAG